One region of Mus musculus strain C57BL/6J chromosome 15, GRCm38.p6 C57BL/6J genomic DNA includes:
- the Mcat gene encoding malonyl-CoA-acyl carrier protein transacylase, mitochondrial isoform X2: MSARVARAGWAWRSWGRRAASSLREPPPDAVDVAELLRDSSVAEEGAQEAVARRRPPSQCSVLLFPGQGCQAVGMGSGLLHLPRVRQLYEAAHRVLGYDLLELCLRGPQEDLDRTVHCQPAVFVASLAAVEKLHHLQPAVIDNCVAAAGFSVGEFAALVFAGAMDFSEGPSVSPEEFC; the protein is encoded by the exons ATGAGCGCTCGGGTAGCTCGGGCCGGGTGGGCCTGGCGCTCCTGGGGCCGCCGCGCCGCCTCGAGCCTCCGGGAGCCGCCGCCGGACGCCGTGGACGTGGCGGAGCTGCTGCGGGACTCCAGCGTGGCCGAGGAGGGAGCCCAGGAGGCGGTGGCGCGGCGGCGGCCACCTTCACAGTGCTCCGTGTTGCTCTTCCCCGGCCAGGGCTGCCAGGCGGTCGGCATGGGCAGCGGCCTGCTCCACCTCCCGCGTGTGCGGCAGCTCTACGAGGCCGCGCACCGGGTACTGGGCTACGATCTGCTGGAGCTGTGCCTGCGGGGGCCCCAGGAGGACCTGGACCGCACAGTGCATTGCCAGCCCGCCGTCTTTGTGGCTTCACTGGCCGCCGTGGAGAAGCTACATCATCTGCAGCCGGCG GTCATCGACAACTGTGTTGCTGCGGCTGGCTTCAGTGTGGGAGAGTTTGCTGCCTTGGTAtttgctggagccatggatttTTCTGAAG
- the Tspo gene encoding translocator protein — translation MPESWVPAVGLTLVPSLGGFMGAYFVRGEGLRWYASLQKPSWHPPRWTLAPIWGTLYSAMGYGSYIVWKELGGFTEDAMVPLGLYTGQLALNWAWPPIFFGARQMGWALADLLLVSGVATATTLAWHRVSPPAARLLYPYLAWLAFATVLNYYVWRDNSGRRGGSRLPE, via the exons atgcctgaatccTGGGTGCCTGCCGTGGGCCTCACTCTGGTGCCCAGCCTGGGGGGCTTCATGGGAGCCTACTTTGTACGTGGCGAGGGCCTCCGGTGGTATGCTAGCTTGCAGAAACCCTCTTGGCATCCGCCTCGCTGGACACTGGCTCCCATCTGGGGCACACTGTATTCAGCCATGGG GTATGGCTCCTACATAGTCTGGAAAGAGCTGGGAGGTTTCACAGAGGACGCTATGGTTCCCTTGGGTCTCTACACTGGTCAGCTGGCTCTGAACTGGGCGTGGCCCCCCATCTTCTTTGGTGCCCGGCAGATGGGCTGG GCCTTGGCCGATCTTCTGCTTGTCAGTGGGGTGGCGACTGCCACAACCCTGGCTTGGCACCGAGTGAGCCCGCCGGCTGCCCGCTTGCTGTACCCTTACCTGGCCTGGCTGGCTTTTGCCACCGTGCTCAACTACTATGTATGGCGTGATAACTCTGGCCGGCGAGGGGGCTCCCGGCTCCCAGAGTGA